ttattcaaatataaaatattaaaaattgtcaataaaaaaaaaaaaaaaaaaactattaaataGTGTTATTCATTcggatataaaaaattcaattctttttttcaatacaaAACACAATAATGTCTGTTGTTTATATCGATATGAAATGAGCTAAACAttctcaataaaaaaaaaattgtatcatttatcgaaatataaattattaaaagttaataattctTAACTCCAGTCTGACACAAAAttgaagtttaaaaaaaaaacaaagtaataaaattaaatcattaacgATTGAtgatataatcgtaataactATTCAAactaaaatatctttttatgtaTTAGAAAAGCGAACGAAAAGCAATGATGTAATATGGCGATGATCTTGTTCTCGCGAGACACCGTGTAGATAACAGTGAACTCTAACGGCATTTGCGAGCTTCCTTAAAAATTCTCATAAAACTAATGGAATAGAAGTTTACGATGGAATAATACAATCCTCGCAAATAAGTTCAAAGCACTAATGTGCGAAATGTATAATTGGATGAATTAATGCAATtgtgaataatttatttagtgAATGAgcataaacatataaatgatGTTTCTGAAATAGTTCCAAACgtaattcattatttctacATAGCTGAGAACAAATTTTTGCGAGATACACGTATCTACACGGGTATATGTTTCTTTGGctttttaaattacataacATAACctacaaattttttcatttcttaatgATAACAGCAAAATGCTTTTAAAAGTACATCATGTAGTTAACGGGTTActtgtcttttctttacttaaaatttacaaagctatatatatacatacatatatatatatatatatatatatatatatatacatatatgtgtgtgtgtgcgtatatgtatataagcaATGAAAACTTTATGACAACGATAAAGCTtcaacgaattaaaaataaataaaaaaagaaaaaaaaagaatcgaaacgATATTAAGCAGCACACTAAGCAACCAAAAAAGCGTACTCTAAAAATCATtagatcaaataaataaataaatgaattaaataaaataaataaataaacgaataaatgaaaataattgcaTGCATTTCGCTAGATATCgtaatttcttaataatacaaatatactcTCGTAATAACGATTGTGATCGTTTCGTATGTTAATTTGAAAGAGATATTTTTTCGCGCGCATAAAGGTTAGACGCAGGCACGCACACATACGTCGTTGCATCGTCCGTCGGTGCatcgtaattaacgatatataatgATACTATTAGACATTTCTTTGGAAAATCATTTACTTGTCATTATTGATGATGTCATTTCTACGTTACATTTCTACCTTTCCTATTTCTcatggataaaagaaaaaaaagaaaaaaaagcacaaAATAAACAACgacaagaaacaaaaaattgcgCGGTCTTCGAACATTATACTATAATTTCGTCTAATCTATCTTCGTAAAAAACGCATAAGAAAAATTACGcacttaattaaatatctattaactggaacaaataactattaattggaatataatttatggagaaaaaaacaaatcgttTTTGGTTTTGTCGCGCCGTGAAGTTAGTCACAAATATGGCGATCGGTTtaaagaagaacgaacgaatgaacgaacgaacgaacgaatgaacgaacgaacgaacgaacttaccaaaaaaagatttaacgatGGACGGAGATGGTCGGTCGGTCGACGAGAAACAATGGAATTTATCGGTTTAAACGACGAAAcgtttattttacaaatgttTCCAACTAGAACTAGACAATTAGTAAACTATTAGAAAACTATTTCGATTAATTGTACATATTTCCTTTTAGGATTAATTCTAAACGAATCAATGAAAAAGATCGCCAAGAGAGTTTTCAGAATGATGTGTTCTCTATTTTCTAATTAACATACTGATCGAATCACCGTAATCACGCGTGTTCTTAGTAAATCggcaaataaaatgataacagCTGTCGGAATGACAGGTGCGATAGATGACTCACGCGCGAACgtgatatatgtatgcatgtatgtatatacgtacgtacgtacgtatgtacatgtacacatatacgtatatattatatatgtattcggTACAGGAGATAAGGAAAGGAGTGGGGAAAGGAGAAGGGCTGATCAGGTCGAGGAGAGGGGTGAGAGGGACGCGACGAATAAACACGAGCGTTTTCTAACCCCTTTCTACTGGATTACGATGAAGCCAACTGAAGGGGGAGCTTGTTCGTTCGAGTTCGCgcgtattctttctttttttctttttattttttctatacgcatcactaagagaaaaaaaatacgacgAAGCACGAATAAGGAAGTAAGGATGAATAAAAGAGATTCGTGTAAACAGACACATACGtagttacatacatacatacatacatacgtatatacgtgtataatgTGGCGGTGGTTATATGGACACGCGCGCGTGCGCGTACGTATGCGTtaatgtgtgcgtgcgtgcatcgCGTTTATTATCGTCTCTcttttaatcgtaaaaaaaaaaaagaaaaaagcgttcgtattatattatattgaaaatatgtacgtacgttttctctctctctctctctctctctctctgtctgtttctctcgtACAACGTGTATATTATTAGCCACGAAATAGGCAGCGTCCACCACGCGATCGAAGCGACGATAATACTCTTTGACAATGACGCGTACGCGACCTTTACcggtataagaaaaaaaaagcgtcCAGATGGCTGGACACTCTAGGTAGAGACTCTCGGGGCGTTTGCCGGATACCGGAAGtactgactctctctctctctacatatatatatatatatatgtctatctatctatctttctctcgttgCACTGCGCCGAGCCGGCCTTTGGAAATGTCAGCGTTACGCACATGCGCCTTTATTCTCTAACTCAGCGAACGCGTCCtcgatatatgtacgtagagGAGATCGGAATTTTACTATGTCTGACGATACCACCAATCACAACGCTAGAAATATAGAATGCACTTTCTCCGTTGaagagatctctctctctctctctctctctctccctctctctctctttttcctctccccACCCCTCTACAAAACCTTTCTCCCTTcgatcttcttccttttctattttgtttttttctctctttttttcctcctcctcctccttcttcttcttcttcttcttcttcttcttctgcttcttctaattcttttttctttttgtttcgttcaaCCTTTCCTATCTATTCCGAACGAGAAAGTTCACCGTCCGAATGAACACGTTTAATCTTCGAATCTTCACgatttctatttctaattcCGAAGAACGATAAGTCGAACGTCaagattatatcgattatttattttgttcacATCGAACGTAAGCATCGCTTGAAAATAtcgttcctctttcttttcttctctctttctctctttttttttttttactcgcgTAATGCGAAAGTTACAAAAATCCGttacaaaaaggaaaataaaaaaaaatactgtttaaaaaaaatcctacttttctctctctcttttttttttttttttctttctctttcaatgcTTTTGTAAAGATTTAAACAGTATACGCACTGGGATTGGTCGACGATAATACGACATCAATGATTGGCTATGAATCAAAGATCATTTCTATGACAGATGtgtaatttgtttttatacgtatatatatatacagttaatcatttattaatccGATAAGTATTAGTTCGTCGTAATCGGTTCAAGTTAttggaatgaaaataataagctTATAAAGAATAGTTATATGTTCCTCTGTTTTCAAGTTTGTTTGGTTATTTAGATGTATTTTCCATAACATATCTAACTGCCatctatcattaaaatttttattaaagaatttgGTGATTACTGCGGACGATCTTCTACGATACgatctaattttttaatttatttaaaattattgaaaaaaaaaaaaaaacagtgcTGCATTTTGTTTGATGATATATACGTTCAATAGGGGCAATCGTCAAATTGAAAAACACAATAAATGATACGATAAAAGTTACAATTAAATTATCTACAAAAATGAGTTCCAAATTCCTATTTCTAGAATCAATGGAGATTCTCAGTACTATACCGCAATATTATACTTTGTTAGAAGTATTCACAGTACTGTTGTTCTTATGGTTTATTGTCAAAAAAGTTTACCGTAGAGATAATGTAACTCTAACGGAGGATGAATTGGAGAAAAAGTTATTGGAATGGAAACCTGAACCATTGACGCCTGAAGTAGATCCTAATCATCCCTCTTTACATCCTTTAAAAGTGTCTACCAGAGTTGGCAAAAGAATATTGGTCAATGACAAAGATTGCCTTAATTTAGGAACTCACAATTACTTGGGCCTAACGGAAAATGAGGAAATAAATGAAGTTGCAATTGAAACTATTAAAAAGTACGGAGTAGGTTCCTGTGGACCACGTGGTTTTTATGGGACTGTTGATGTTCATCTTGAGTTGGAAGAAAGATTGGCCAAATTTACGGATACAGAAGAAGCCATCGTATATTCGTATGGATTCAGTACCATTGCCACTGCCATACCtggatattgtaaaaaaaatgatttggTGTTTGctgatgaaaaaataaattttgccATACAGAAAGGATTGGATGCTTCTAGGTCGAcagttaaatattttaagcATAATGATGTACAAAATCTACATGATTTGTTGTTAGAAcaggagaaaaaggataagaaaaatcCTAAAGCTATTAAAATCAAACGCTTCTTAATCATAGAAggtatttatttgtatacaGGACAAATTTGCCCTCTACCTGAATTAATTGCATTATgtcaaaaatacaaattaagaATATTCATTGATGAATCGATATCAATTGGTACTCTTGGTGCTCATGGAAAAGGGGTCACAGAACATTTTGGTGTTCCTAGACATGAAATTGA
This sequence is a window from Vespa crabro chromosome 9, iyVesCrab1.2, whole genome shotgun sequence. Protein-coding genes within it:
- the LOC124426775 gene encoding serine palmitoyltransferase 1; protein product: MSSKFLFLESMEILSTIPQYYTLLEVFTVLLFLWFIVKKVYRRDNVTLTEDELEKKLLEWKPEPLTPEVDPNHPSLHPLKVSTRVGKRILVNDKDCLNLGTHNYLGLTENEEINEVAIETIKKYGVGSCGPRGFYGTVDVHLELEERLAKFTDTEEAIVYSYGFSTIATAIPGYCKKNDLVFADEKINFAIQKGLDASRSTVKYFKHNDVQNLHDLLLEQEKKDKKNPKAIKIKRFLIIEGIYLYTGQICPLPELIALCQKYKLRIFIDESISIGTLGAHGKGVTEHFGVPRHEIDLIMGSLETAIGSIGGFCVGTTFIVEHQRLGALGYCFSASLPPLLTTAAITAINIMENNPQIFKFLKDKCITIDNALKEMPYIETPSFAESPLKHLYLKEKKDYAEEIKIFTSISERCIENNLAIISPTYLETENKLQRPSLRLCVSVSLTESDINFAISTLKKCIKEILT